In Streptomyces longhuiensis, the following proteins share a genomic window:
- a CDS encoding GvpL/GvpF family gas vesicle protein produces the protein MVAPDEEAVRAQLAACEADHPAVLGHLADGVEVNVKAFSAQNALRSPLAEDKNVRRLRDEARHRPGYEADVRLGEAVASALENRAAAAGRQLRELTSKACAVASGPEVHGCVLNVSFLVSRGDSDG, from the coding sequence GGCGGTACGCGCTCAGTTGGCAGCCTGCGAGGCGGACCACCCGGCTGTACTTGGGCATCTCGCGGACGGGGTCGAGGTCAACGTCAAGGCCTTCTCGGCTCAGAATGCGCTGCGAAGCCCCCTTGCGGAGGACAAGAACGTCCGCCGCCTGCGAGATGAGGCGCGCCACAGGCCCGGCTACGAAGCCGACGTCCGATTGGGCGAAGCCGTCGCAAGTGCTCTGGAAAACAGGGCCGCCGCAGCCGGCCGGCAGCTGCGCGAACTCACGTCCAAGGCGTGTGCCGTGGCCTCGGGACCGGAGGTCCACGGATGCGTGCTCAACGTGTCGTTCCTGGTAAGTCGTGGCGACAGCGACGGCTGA